The genomic stretch TTTTCATTAGCAAACGCTGTCTGAATAGCTCCCAAAACCAAATTCTCACTTCCATCTGGGCCAAAAACATAATCCTTTGCTAAGCTTATAGTTGCAGCATTACTGTAATCCAAGAAATTTTGGTTCCCAGTAGTGCCGTAGCTACCACGGATTTTAAAACTATTGGCTATTGGAGCTAATGCTTCCCAAAAAGCCTCGTCTGACACATTCCATCCTGCTGATATAGAAGGAAACACTCCCCATCTATAATCTTTGGAAAATCTGCTCGACCCATCTCTTCTTGCACTGACACTAAGCAAATACTTACCTTTATAATCGTATTGCGCCCTACCTAAAAAACCTATTAATGAATTGACACGATCCTGTCCAAATCCAGTTCCTGAACCCACATTAGCATCCAATGTGGCACCATTGAGCACCAATACATCATTACTAATAAGATCAAATTTTTCTGCAAAAAATGAGGTATACTCATACTGTTCCATTGAAAAAAGCCCCAGTAAATTAATATTATGATCGCCAAATTTTTTAGAATAGTTTAAGGTAGTTTCTGAAGTGAAACTCTTGGACCGGTCACTGAAATTATAGATCCCTGACCGTATGGTAGTGGGAAGAAGTTCGCCTAATTCATTATACACCTTAAATAGCGGATTTATCCTTACCCGTGTGTTATTTGTTATACTTCCTCCTATTCTGCTCATGATATTGAAGGACTTTGACAGGTTGTACCTAGCTTGGAAGAATCCGTTAAAGTGGTCACCACTTCTATTATCGGATTGTTTCATCTTTGCTGCCAAAAAACTCAAGTTCAGTGCATCATTTACAGAACCACTCGCGTCTGAAATAGTCGAAGCATTCGGATCAATTTCTTGCTGATAGGGTTTTTGGTTATAGGCATCCAAGAGAAAATTCCAAGGCGCGTACTCCTGCTGCTCCAATCTAACACCAAGCCCCGTGTTGATCACCCACTTGCCCTTAGTGTACCCTGTATTCGCTCTGATGTTGAAGCGTTCAAAACCTGAATTCATTATCACTCCCTCTTGGTTAAAGTAGGTTCCCGTGATATTGTAATTCAAACCTTCTTTACCGCCAGAGATATTTAAGCTATGATTCTGAATTGTAGCATTGTCATTCTGAATAATGCCAGCCCAATCTGTGTCATTAGTAAAGCTGTAAGGGTTATTTTCCAATGGGGTCCAGGAATTACCAAAATTGGTTCCGTTTTGATTATATACTCTCAGAAACTCTGAATACATATATTGATCAAAATCCATTAATGGTACTTCGGAAGTGATTTTTTGGAACCCAAAATAGCTATCCAATTCAACCTTCATTACTCCTGATTTGCCTTGCTTAGTAGTAATAAGGATAACCCCACCAGCGCCACGAGTACCATAAATAGCCGCTGAGGCAGCATCTTTAAGTATGTCAATCGATTCGATCTCATTCATACTGAGTTTAGGGTCTCCATTGTAAGGAATCCCATCAACCACATAAAGTGGCGCACTGTTTCCTGTCACGGAGCTTAGACCTCTAATCACAATATTGGAGCTGGAGCCGGGTTCTCCGGAAGAAGCAGTAACGTTAACACCGGCAACCTGCCCTTGAAGAGCCGTACCTAAGTCTGCTGTGGCCGACCTAGTAAGTGTCTCCCCATCCACATTCCCTACTGCCCCGGTGACTTCTTTCTTTTTCTGAGTACCATAGCCTATCACCACTACTTCTTCCAAGGCTTCAATATTCAAATCCAAAACGACGTTGAATTCTTTTTGGTCGGTGATCTGAGCTTCTTGGGAAATATACCCAATGAACGAAAACACTAAAATCGCTTCCTCATTGGGGATCATTAATCTGTAGTTTCCATCAATATCTGTTACGGTACCATTTCCGGTACCTTTGATAATGATATTTACCCCTGGGAGGGTAGCCCCGTCTTCACTGGAGGTGACAGTGCCTTTTAGTTCCCTTTGTTGTGCAAAGGCATCTGATAAATTAAAGGTGAATAGCATAAACAAGCATGAGGCAAAAAGTTGCTTAGTCAAACTGCTACCCCTTATGGGTAAGTTTTTTTTCATAACGGTTTGGTTAAATGGGTTATCAATTACGATCACTCCTAAAGAGATTTCGCTTTGTCGATAATCAAACCTAATTATTGTCCCTACCTCTTAATACCACAAAAGTTAAAAAGTATAATACATATGTATAAAACCCAATCAAAACCTTCTAAACTGGCCCTAACCCGTAATCACCTTACTTATTTACAAATAATAAATTATGATAATAACAAAAATTCTGAACATAACTAGATTGTCTAGTATAAACATGTCCCTTTTAACCCACATTGCAGCTATCCGGTCAGAAGTTTCTGTTTTTCAGTATTTTCAGTTTTTTTGGATTCCAGTTTGTGTACTACAGATTTTCTTTTGGTGAATGGTTGATGTTTGGTTTGAAGTATATCGTAAATCTGTTTTAGATTGGCGTTTGGAACTGTGCATTTTCGGGTGGTGATGATTTTGTCGTAAGTGTTGGTCCCAGATGTGGTGATCACTTTTTGGGTGTTGCCAATTCTGACGATCTCACTCCAGCAGCTTTTTATCCCATTGCTTTTCAATTGGTATCTTACCGTATTCACCAGCCAGTAAGCCAATATCCCCAAGTGTAGGTGCGCCATGGTGGCATCATCATTTTTATGGTAGATCGGGCGCAGATCCAGATCGGATTTTAGGGTCCGGAACGCACCCTCTATTTCTCTGATCGTGTTATAGATATTCCAAACGACATACTCTTCCTGGACATCCAGGTTGGTCCGGAGAAAATAAATACCGAGGCTTTCATTTTTTTCCTGATGCTTTTGCGGGTCTTTTTCCCAGGCGAGCTCCGTTGCCAGACCTGTTTTTGCCTCACTGCATACGGTGATTTCATAATAGCGCTGGACCGACGGGTATTTTTCTTTGGCCCTGCCTATCCGCTGATGGACTTTGTCGGTTTGTTTTATGCCTCCCTTGCTGTGTAGTGCCGCACGGATCTTTTGCAGTTCTTCTTCAAACCTTTTTTCAAACTGAAGCTTCATGCCTTCTTCCTTCTGTTCCTTGGAAGGGCTTTTGACCTCAAGGTAATAATCTGTGTTTTTCTCTGTAATGACTGATCTGAGCCGGATGGTCTTGTTTGACTTGGTATCCAACAAGGTGGTTAACCTGCCGGGGACATAGGAATAGTCTTTGAGCCGGGTGCGGCTTACACAGAGATACTTGTATCCTTTGGATTGGATAAGCCTGAGGTTTTCTTCGGTGGCGATGCCCGCATCAAGGACCACCACAGCAGGGCCGGGACAGGTATGGGAGGCGAGTTTTTCAATCATGGCCGAGAGGGTGGCGCTGTCGGCAATGTTTCCTTCCAGGACCGAAGAATACTTGATAAATCCTTCTATGTTCACCACCAGGGCCAAAACCACCAGCCTGGCATCGCTTCTCTTTTCTTTGCTCCTACCGAATTTTGCCAATTGGCTGTTGCGCTTTTCACCCTCAAAATACGTGTTGGTCAGGTCATACAGGATAATCTTATCCTCCAGGTCAAACAGCTCGTTGGTACGTCTGGACAGGTGTTTTTCCAGGGCATCCTTCGCTCCATATAACTGCAGTGCGCTTTGATAAAGCCTGTCTTTGGTCACTTTGTCCGGGGCATAGCCGGTCAGTTCACAGACAGCCGAATTTTCTTTTATCCACCGGGTGGTTTTGAGCTCGGAAGCCGGGTATACCGCACGGCTTATCACCTGGGTGGCGGCTAACCTGGCCTGTTCCGGGTAAACCCGGCCGAAAGCAACAGCGGGGTAAGCTGCAGTTTTTCCCAGCTCTGATAGGCGATGTTTTCCGCACCGATCTCCCGGGCGTTGCTGTGCTGCAGGGTATCCATGTCCACCATGCGGGACAGTTTCCCCGAAGCTACCAGATCCAATTTTTTGGAGCCCACAATGCGCTGCCAGAACTCTTCCACATACTGGTTTACAACCGGGTCTTCTTCTGCCTTGAAAACGGCCTGTTTGTGCTCATAGCGTTGGGTCAGCTGTTTTTGGATTGCATTGAGCTGCTCAGGGGTCACATCCTCCATAAATCCCACATTCAGGATGGTGCGGTGACACACCCTGTTGTCTGCATTACGGTAACTTTCCACCAGACGGTAGTAGCCGCTCAGCTTTCCGGTCTGGGGATGTTTACGTAAGGAGAACTTGAAATACATGCCATAAAGTACTGATGGGGAAACACAAAAAGCAATACCCCCTGTGTACTACAAACCAAACGAAGGCCTTATGGAGACAATGAAATAAAATTCCCGTAGGTGGGTACAGGAAATTGATGCCTTAAGGACAGAAAATAATCTGAAATTTCTCATTTATCCCCTAATTGCTGCAATGTGGGTTAAAGCAATGTAGGAATACAAATTTTTAACTTCTGACTAAAATCAATTTCACACATCATTACATAACCTAATGGCCTCCGCTTGGCACCTTATGCAATTGAATTGAAATATAAAGTATTCGTAAAAAGAGCTCTCTAACCCACAATTGTGATTAGATCTCTTGATTTATTGGTACAACTTAAACTGAAGCTGTTTAATCAAACTAGAGTAACTAATTGACTCATTAAAAATCTATAGATATACTATTCAAATGTCACTTTAAAGGAATGGGCATAGTTTCCTTGCTTGATATCCGGCATTTGTACCACCAAGGATTCATCCGTAACTTCCCAGGAAATTGCTTGGTCATAACCCAAAAGTTGAATAGAGCGGATTTCCTGATCCAAATAATCTCCGGATTTACCCAAGCTTCGGACCTCAACGCTTTCGCTTGGCCAGCCCAAAACGGTAATGTACAGATGATTATCCTTTGTAGTAAACCGAATATCTTTTGCCGTAGCTGAGGGGTTTTTATGTTCTGATAAGTGTCCTTCAGTAATTTCTTGCGGCCCTTCTCCATAGATTTTCCAGGGCCTAGTTCCATAGATGGCTTCTCCATTTACTTTCAACCACTCACCTAATTCAAGTAAACGTTGTTCTACCGCTTCAGGGATTCTTCCATCTGGTGTAGGGGGAATATTCAATAACAAAGATCCGTTTTTACTTACTACATCTACCAAAAAATCCACTATTCTATCGGCAGACTTATACCTTGGGTTCGCAATATAAGACCAAGCCTCCCAATCAATCGAATCATCTGTGAGCCAAGGAAAATCCGTTTTTTCACTCATTCTGGAGCGCTCCAAATCCAGGACAGCGCTGCCTTTCTCCATATCTTCTGACTTATAGGTACACACTACTTCTCGGCCCCATTCCAATGCCTTGTTGTAATAATTAGCTAAAAATTGTTTCCTGTACTCCTCACCAATAATATCCATTTTATTGTCAAACCAGATCATATCCGGCTGGTATTTATCCATCAATTCATCCAATCTATCCAACCACTCCTGGTTAAAAGAATCGTCTGGCAATGGGGAAGTAGGCTTATTAGCCATGACGAAAGTACCTTTTGGGACTTTTGGTCCATACAGGCCTTCCAATTTGGAATTTCCTGCATCCACATGAGTATCCCAAGTAGGAAACCAACTGTACAGCCAATGTCGATGATAAGTAATGATAAATTTCATTTCCTCTTCACGAATAGCTTGTTCCATTTCGCCTACGATATCGCGTCGAGGTCCCATATCCATGGCATCCCATTCTGTGAGCTCACTATCCCACATCGCAAATCCATCGGCATGCTCAGCCACTGGCCCGGCAAATTGAGCCCCGGATTTTTTAAACAATTGTGCCCAAGCACCAGCGTCAAAGTTCTCCGCGGTAAACATCGGTATGAAATCCTTGTATCCAAATTTATCGAGTGAACCAAAGGTCTGCTCATGGTATTCTCGTATGGGATTTCCTTCGATGTACATATGATGACTGTACCATTCTGTTTTATGGGCGGGTACAGAATAAGGTCCCCAATGAAAATAAATACCAAACTTGGCGTCTTTGAACCACTCTGGGACAGGGTGGTTTTGTAAAGAGGACCATTCCGCCTCATATTTTTTCTCTTCATTTTGAGAAGACTTACATCCCAAAAGCATCATGTACCCTACTACTAATATGAATTTTATTATGTGTGTCATCTTTATACTATGGTTTAATCTCCCGGCTTTTCATATTGCTAATCTTGGCCTATAATGCTGATATCTTTAATGTTCAATTCAATACCTATTGCTAACGATCCAGTCTTCCTTTCAAAAAGAATATCATCTGAATCTGCATTTTGGCTATAGTATATCATCCCCTAACTAGAGGATTCAGTCTTCTAAGGACTCCAAAAAATAGTGTAGCTACTACGCAACTATCCCTGGAGTTCAATTTCAGTGAATGGTTTCATAAATCTATATGGGCCTGTATTGCCCCTCCGATATCATTCTCCACATAGCCTTCCAGTGTAATTTTAAAACAATGGGCATAATCTGTCGGAAATTCAGTAGGTTTTCCAATCACCAATCCACGTTCATTTCTTTCCCATTCCAAATTTTGGTCACTACCTACCAAAGCGACCTCCAGTATTTTGGAGTTTAATGCGCCAATTTGCGTGCTTAAGGCTTTCATTACGATATCTCCTGCAGGTTTGTCCATCACGATCGCATATAAAAGCTGATCAGACTTCTTTACATACCGAATGTCTTCGGCTGTGTAGGAAATCTTAAGTTTTTCGATTTTATGTCCGCCTTCAGGAAGCCTAGTAGGCCCTTCGCCAAAGACTGTCCAAGGTCTTGTGCCATAAATCGCTTCTTCGTTCACAACTAACCAGTCCCCCATTTGTGTCAGCAAATCCACCATTTCAATTGGAATACTTCCATCAGGATTAGGAGGGACATTCAATAACATCACCCCATTTTTCGCCACGATATCTACTAATATATCCACTAGCGAATTTGGAGTTTCGAACTGAGCTTCCGGTCTATAAAACCACGCACCAGGGGAAGTATCAGTAAGCCAGGTTGGATTTTTAGGTTGATTTGGGCGGCCTCGTTCATAATCCTTCACCGCAGTGGCAGTGGTAAAAGTGTTCTCTTTATAAGCTACGGCTACTTCTTTGCCCCACTTATCTGCCTGGTTATAATAATAGGCCAGGAAATTTAATCGCGTCTGTTCCTCCATGTTTTCAAGCCACCAATCAAACCAAATCAAATCAGGCTGGTAGGTATCGATGTATTCTTTGAGCTTAGCCCACCACGATTTATAAAAATCCTTATCTGGGTTATAATCATCCAATTCATGAGGATTGGTATACAGGTCATAGTCATTGGGGTCTATACCCCCATAAGCATGTGCCGGGGCAAAATACTTCCATGTAAAGGCATGATGAAAAGATGCCATAAATTTCATCCCTCGCTTCTCAATGGCCTTCTTTAGCATAGCGGATGGATCTAAGTGGCCATAGTTAATAGAATTCCATCGGGTAGCCTTACTGTCCCACATCGCGAAATTATCATGGTGCATCGCCACAGGACCTGCGAATTTGGCTCCTGATTTGGCGAATAAATCCGCCCAAACTTCTGCGTCGAAGCCACTCGGGTCAAACTGCTCAATAAGATATTTGTATCCGAATTCTTTAGGGTCTCCATATTTCTCCTTATGGTGGAGATAGTTATTGGAAGGTTTATTACTTCCATTGATGGAGACTTTTTCTCCATCTTCATACATCATCATCCCATGCCATCCACGATATTGTTTCTTGGGATCTGTACCCTCAAATGCCGAAGAAACAGGTCCCCAATGCGCGTATATTCCAAACTTGGCATCCTGAAACCATTCAGGAATCTCATACTTCTCCAAAGATTCCCATGTAGGCTTATAATTTGTCTGTGCAACTACGAATGGTGAAAACACCAGTAGCCATAGGAAGAAAATGATATGGATCTTTTTATTGAGTTTCAAAAAATGATCAATGGAGCTATGTCTCATATTAAGAATTAGGTTAAGGGTTATTGCTTAGGTAAAAGATGCATCCCCATCTCTTATCAGCACGGGGAAGCAGTTTATGATTAAACTTTCTTCGCAAGCTTGTGTCATCCAAAAGTATTTACAATGACATCAGACACTTAGTACATATGTTTTAAATCGTACCACAAACCCCCACAATGCAAAAAGCCAAAGTGCAAACTGCTTCTTTGGCTTTCTATATCTAATAAGTAAATCGAAAAAGGCTATTCAAAAAAATCAATTCTACTCGATATCCATAGGGTTTTCTTCAGTTGGAGTTTTCTCTTGGTTAAGGTAGTCTGTTGGAGACATTCCAAATTGCTTCTTAAAGCACTTTGAAAAGTAGGAAGCGGTATTAAAACCAGTTTGGTACATTATTTCCTTGACTGAAGTATCACTTTTTCCCATAAGCTGAACTGCACGCTTCAATCTCACCGTTCTGATAAATTCACTTGCGGACTGGTCGGTAAGGGCTTTCATTTTTAGATGGAGTTTAGATCTGCTCATCCCCATTTCTTTCACAAATTCCTCTACCGTAAATTCTGGATTGTCCATATTTGCCTCCACCACTTCCATGGCTTGGGTCAAAAATGAGTTGTCAGTGGAATTGACTGTAATCTCAGAAGGCTGCAATAATACTTCATTAGTAAACCGTTGGCGCATGGCCTCTCTGCTTTTCAACAAATTATTGACCATAAGCAATAGCTTTTCAAGATCAAAAGGCTTTGTTAAGTACACATCTGCTCCATGCTTAAGTCCCTCCAATTCTCCTTCCAGCGTATTCCTTGCAGTCAGCATCAATACAGGGATGTGGCTGGTTTTAAAATTCGTTTTCAGACGTTTGCAAAATTCTACACCATCCATTATAGGCATCATCACATCCGTGATGATCAAATCTGGATCTACTTTCTCTGTAAGCGCCAGACCTTGCTCGCCATTTATTGCTTCTGTTACATCATAGTGTCGAAAAAAAGCCGCGCGAATAAGTTCCCTGATTTCTGCATGATCATCGACAATGAGTACTTTCAACAGCTGCTTGTGTCTGGATTT from Algoriphagus sp. NG3 encodes the following:
- a CDS encoding TonB-dependent receptor; protein product: MKKNLPIRGSSLTKQLFASCLFMLFTFNLSDAFAQQRELKGTVTSSEDGATLPGVNIIIKGTGNGTVTDIDGNYRLMIPNEEAILVFSFIGYISQEAQITDQKEFNVVLDLNIEALEEVVVIGYGTQKKKEVTGAVGNVDGETLTRSATADLGTALQGQVAGVNVTASSGEPGSSSNIVIRGLSSVTGNSAPLYVVDGIPYNGDPKLSMNEIESIDILKDAASAAIYGTRGAGGVILITTKQGKSGVMKVELDSYFGFQKITSEVPLMDFDQYMYSEFLRVYNQNGTNFGNSWTPLENNPYSFTNDTDWAGIIQNDNATIQNHSLNISGGKEGLNYNITGTYFNQEGVIMNSGFERFNIRANTGYTKGKWVINTGLGVRLEQQEYAPWNFLLDAYNQKPYQQEIDPNASTISDASGSVNDALNLSFLAAKMKQSDNRSGDHFNGFFQARYNLSKSFNIMSRIGGSITNNTRVRINPLFKVYNELGELLPTTIRSGIYNFSDRSKSFTSETTLNYSKKFGDHNINLLGLFSMEQYEYTSFFAEKFDLISNDVLVLNGATLDANVGSGTGFGQDRVNSLIGFLGRAQYDYKGKYLLSVSARRDGSSRFSKDYRWGVFPSISAGWNVSDEAFWEALAPIANSFKIRGSYGTTGNQNFLDYSNAATISLAKDYVFGPDGSENLVLGAIQTAFANENVKWETTEQTNLGFDLAFFENKFTLSGDFYNTNKKDMLFPLLLPPTTGAGSNATVVLNVGNMNNRGMEFTANYRHTGKFSWSAGLTYGSNTNKITKMSGANKVAYLSGSTVTNGLPNEDLVTVLKEGYEAGAFFVLKTDGLVTTQEELEEYRKLMPTAKLGDLKYVDALTVDTNGDGIPDSGDGIINNDDRVYAGSGMPDFELGLNLNADYKGFDFSMQWYGAFGGEIINGSKAYAYKQGTHMDILYQWSPQNPTSTIPAHRGRDHENYRGYTDYWIEDGSFIRLRNVALGYTIPLEVTNKIGIRNLRVYVAAQNPLTITSYEGFDPEVGNDGLNTRGIDKGNYPISAQYRAGIQFDF
- a CDS encoding IS1634 family transposase encodes the protein MISRAVYPASELKTTRWIKENSAVCELTGYAPDKVTKDRLYQSALQLYGAKDALEKHLSRRTNELFDLEDKIILYDLTNTYFEGEKRNSQLAKFGRSKEKRSDARLVVLALVVNIEGFIKYSSVLEGNIADSATLSAMIEKLASHTCPGPAVVVLDAGIATEENLRLIQSKGYKYLCVSRTRLKDYSYVPGRLTTLLDTKSNKTIRLRSVITEKNTDYYLEVKSPSKEQKEEGMKLQFEKRFEEELQKIRAALHSKGGIKQTDKVHQRIGRAKEKYPSVQRYYEITVCSEAKTGLATELAWEKDPQKHQEKNESLGIYFLRTNLDVQEEYVVWNIYNTIREIEGAFRTLKSDLDLRPIYHKNDDATMAHLHLGILAYWLVNTVRYQLKSNGIKSCWSEIVRIGNTQKVITTSGTNTYDKIITTRKCTVPNANLKQIYDILQTKHQPFTKRKSVVHKLESKKTENTEKQKLLTG
- a CDS encoding alpha-L-fucosidase, producing the protein MTHIIKFILVVGYMMLLGCKSSQNEEKKYEAEWSSLQNHPVPEWFKDAKFGIYFHWGPYSVPAHKTEWYSHHMYIEGNPIREYHEQTFGSLDKFGYKDFIPMFTAENFDAGAWAQLFKKSGAQFAGPVAEHADGFAMWDSELTEWDAMDMGPRRDIVGEMEQAIREEEMKFIITYHRHWLYSWFPTWDTHVDAGNSKLEGLYGPKVPKGTFVMANKPTSPLPDDSFNQEWLDRLDELMDKYQPDMIWFDNKMDIIGEEYRKQFLANYYNKALEWGREVVCTYKSEDMEKGSAVLDLERSRMSEKTDFPWLTDDSIDWEAWSYIANPRYKSADRIVDFLVDVVSKNGSLLLNIPPTPDGRIPEAVEQRLLELGEWLKVNGEAIYGTRPWKIYGEGPQEITEGHLSEHKNPSATAKDIRFTTKDNHLYITVLGWPSESVEVRSLGKSGDYLDQEIRSIQLLGYDQAISWEVTDESLVVQMPDIKQGNYAHSFKVTFE
- a CDS encoding alpha-L-fucosidase, encoding MRHSSIDHFLKLNKKIHIIFFLWLLVFSPFVVAQTNYKPTWESLEKYEIPEWFQDAKFGIYAHWGPVSSAFEGTDPKKQYRGWHGMMMYEDGEKVSINGSNKPSNNYLHHKEKYGDPKEFGYKYLIEQFDPSGFDAEVWADLFAKSGAKFAGPVAMHHDNFAMWDSKATRWNSINYGHLDPSAMLKKAIEKRGMKFMASFHHAFTWKYFAPAHAYGGIDPNDYDLYTNPHELDDYNPDKDFYKSWWAKLKEYIDTYQPDLIWFDWWLENMEEQTRLNFLAYYYNQADKWGKEVAVAYKENTFTTATAVKDYERGRPNQPKNPTWLTDTSPGAWFYRPEAQFETPNSLVDILVDIVAKNGVMLLNVPPNPDGSIPIEMVDLLTQMGDWLVVNEEAIYGTRPWTVFGEGPTRLPEGGHKIEKLKISYTAEDIRYVKKSDQLLYAIVMDKPAGDIVMKALSTQIGALNSKILEVALVGSDQNLEWERNERGLVIGKPTEFPTDYAHCFKITLEGYVENDIGGAIQAHIDL